In Calliopsis andreniformis isolate RMS-2024a chromosome 9, iyCalAndr_principal, whole genome shotgun sequence, the genomic window CCGTTTACAAGGCCAAAGACTTGAACACGGGACAGGTTGTTGCTCTTAAGAAGGTTCGGGTGCCTCTGACGGAAGATGGACTGCCTACCTCCACGTTAAGGGAAATCGCCACTTTGAAGCAGCTCGAAAGATTCGAGCACCCACATATTGTGAGTATCCACGGATCATATTTTAAGTCTCACCGCTATTTCTCGATTGCTTCTTCATATCCCTTATTGTACTTTGCAGGTAAGATTACTGGATGTCTGCCAGGGAAATTATCTGCATTTGCCTTCTGCTGACGGAAGGTCGGAGAGGCTGGATCGAGGACTCACCTTGTGGTTGGTGTTCGAACACGTGGAAAGGGACCTTGCCTCTTACATGTCCTCGTGTCCACGTCCAGGTATCCCTTCTCATCTGGTTAAGCAGATGTCGAAGGAAATATTGAAGGGCGTTGAATTTTTACACAGTCATAGAATTATACACAGGGACTTGAAGCCTCAGAATCTTCTAGTCTCCAGAGAAGGAAGAATAAAAATTGCAGACTTTGGTTTAGCGAAAACGTACGATTTCGAAATGAGATTAACTTCAGTGGTGAGTAGTGAATGAGTTGTTCTCGTATTGGTTGCAAACGTAGTACAGAGATGTTAAGTTATCGTTTCTTTGCAGGTCGTCACACAGTGGTATCGCGCCCCTGAAGTACTTCTAGGCTGTTCTTATGCTACTCCCGTTGATATTTGGTCTGTGGGATGTATATTAGCAGAGTTGTGTCGACTCGAGCCTTTATTTCCGGGTACGAGCGAAGGTGACCAACTCGATAGAATTTTTCAGTAAGTCAATAAAAACATAAAACAATAGAGGTCAAAACCTTGAATGTGAAAAAAGGTTCCTCAAGGTTAcacgaattatttttatttcttctgCAGAGTAATAGGAACTCCATCGCAGGATGAATGGCCTGAAAATGTGTCCCTTAGTTGGACAGCTTTTCCTTATAGGCAACCGAAACCTCTAGCGGCAATAATACCTGATCTCAATGAAGAAGGATTAGATCTAATTAAGAATCTACTCATGTTCGATCCACGCAGTCGAATGACTGCAGCTCAAGCACTTAGACATCGGTACTTCAGTGAAGATGACTCGTGATGGCTATTTTTCGTGAGTATTCTTTCGTTCTTTAGCAGTTTCTCAAATGCAGACTGATGGTGCGATATCCAGAAGGGCACATAAGGGTATAAAATGAACCGAACTTtccgttctttttttttttttttttttttaacgagtTGGTATAATCTACTGCGAGTAAAACACAATGCATATCTTCGTAATTAGGTACGCTTTACAAATATTCTTTTCCCATTTAGGAATTATAATTGAAAAGCTCGTTTTGTTACGACGTATGTGACTATCACTATATTTAATTCATGCAATCGTTGTGTTACTGTAGTTCTTCAATTTCCATCGTTAGTGTATTTAGTTGTAGCATTATTGATATGTTATTTATTTAGCGAACGCTTAATTAGTATTTCAGTTGTTTTGGTTTTTACGATATTCGTCATCGTATTCAATCAACCTTTTTCTGATTTGTATTATTCTTGGTATCTCTCAGCTGCGTAGGGCAAAATATCTTTGAACCAATATGGACGTGCAACAGAACGCGCACCAAAAGTTATTTAGTCTAACGATTAAATTAGGTGTGCCTTCCAGAGTTGCTAGAACGTTCGTTCGCATCCCATGCCTTAATTTTCTacgtaattaaatttaaatgatAAGCGTATTATTAAGTAGCGTTATTCTGGTAAGATTGGGGCCCCTCTTGACACGTTAGATCCGTCGGAACGACATAGGATCTTTCGTATACGAAACCAGAAAGTACACTgccatatatgtatgtaaatcgaataattactaGCGTTTAATAATGTGTATGTGTATAAATCCGTAACTTTGCGAACAATATTTATATAGACGTCTAATATACGCAGTTTGTAAGAAAGTGTGGAAGACCTTTAAAAAGACTGTACAACAAAATAAAGATTTTATAGTTTTATATATAGAAACTATCCTTCAATGAAAATTAGTTACAAAACTCTACAATATGCGATTTGAATCGCCCGCCATTTGTTGTTCTCAACATGGCATCTTGAACATCGTACACTGATAATCACGCAATTTTATCAGTAATAAGTTTGCCATATTGGTGAATCGATGTTACTATCGAGACAGTTTCAAGAAGAGTCAGAATGAAATTCCTTCTGAATCTTGCGGTAGCTTCGTCTAAACGACTACCATGTATGAACGCTAATCTATTAAATCACAATCCATGCTGGAGAAAAATGGCGACCGAGGTGGAAAAAGCACAGGCTGCTGCCCCCGGAGGTGATACCATATTCGGGAAAATACTTCGTAAAGAAATTCCTTGCAATTTCATTTACGAGGACGATCAGGTAAATAGGAACAAATGAAATAGAATACGTCATCTTTCGATATTGAACCCTTTACTTCAATTACTCGAGAATTTATTAGGTTAGATTTACCGGCTTGTCACGTTGTGATATTTATCTTTCGAGACGACACATCAATTTGATATTTGCTTCAGTATTTAACTTCTTGTAATTAAAATTCTAGTTCCTGCTTCCTAATTCTTTTGACATTAGTATCTTCGTATTATTCCACAGTTTTTTGTTTTGAGTAATTACATGGTTCATAAATATTTGTCTCGGAGTTATTACCTTACGTAATTTGTTGTCATGGTGAGATTACCGTCCTTGACATATGCATACAGTCGATAAACATATACAATTTTGCTGCATTAGTGTGTTGCATTCCACGATATCAGCGCCCAAGCACCGGTGCATTTCTTGGTGATACCGCGGAAACCGATCTCGCAGTTGTCGaaagctgaggacgaggacgaagcTCTATTGGGCCATTTAATGATAGTTGCTCGTAAAGTGGCAAAACAACAGGGTCTCAACGACGGTTTCCGTTTGGTTATTAATGACGGCAGACACGGAGCACAGTCAGTATTCCATTTGCATCTGCACGTTCTCGGTGGACGCCAAATGCAATGGCCTCCCGGTTAATGAACTTCCGTAAAAGTGTAACGTTTAATTGTAATttacaattataaaaaataCGTTTTGTCAATAATAAAGGATTGAACAAATATAGGGTTCTTGCAGTTTTATGGGTTGAAAGATTAACTGAACTTTTTTTTTCGAAaatgtttatttaaaaataagtggtatattctataaaaatagaatattaatatttataaaagtgggaaatacttttaaaaaattctgaTGAAAATTCATTTCTTCTCGTACACTTCGTATACGAACTGTATACCGTCTTCTTCTTGAACTCCTTGAGGAATGTCTAAGTCTCTGAAATATGAAACCTAAAGTTAAAAAGATCTGAAAAGACTAAACTTATATTAAAAACTGAAATATTAATCTTACTGCATCTTGGTGAAATTATTTGGAATAGTCGGAAAAAACGTGTCACActcgaaatactgttttattcttGTCAAATATAAACGGTGAAAGTTTGGCGATTCCATCGCAGCCTGCAAGTGAAACTTATGTATAGAAAAAATTGCGTTGCGATTTATGCAATCAATACACACCTTGTAAACGGAACTGCCACCTATCACCCATATATTTTCAACCTTATCTTTCAATGGACCTTGGGAAATTATTTCTAAAGCGTGAGGAATACTTTTGCATACAATCGCTTGGTTTCCGTAATCCCTACATGTTCATACATAACATAAATTTTGGTTCGAGTATACGCACAAATAGAGAAGTAAATATTACAAAGATTGCGATGTTAAAACCATATTTATTCGATTCCGAAGAGGTCTGTATTTACTCGGGATACATTCCCACGTTCTTCGTCCCATAAGAACAACGTTCTTCTTATTCGCGTCTTTTGTTTTTGTAGTCATCGATGTGAAAAAAGCCATTTCATTTCTGTATCGACGTGTAAAGAGTGGATTAGAACGTGCAGCATCATTCTCCGTTCGCTTTCAATTCAAGGTCACACATTATCTTACTTTAGTTTCCACGGTAATGTTCCATTTATACCGATTCCCATATTCTCGCACGCAGCTGCAATCAAATTCAAGTTTAAATGCATTTTTCGAACGTAACAAAGTCTCCAGTTCGACCTGAGCACGTGGTTAACTGTCTATGTATATATGAATCACTAATGTAAGTCACTGATCCTTTCCTTCAATTTCG contains:
- the LOC143183519 gene encoding cyclin-dependent kinase 4 translates to MAGTSRRPSSELGPDLSSPTPPKKSKFSEASIGGTSEKEHELSTEELKSVEKLASSVAASLSGKTIELIPGGETSPFEISEESLDSTKQLIQTSLEGPAKITAGSSKEGHFGGFETIVQMKYSGQEELSGGSSKRPDTDNDVEIQTSLRGEAALYQELSLIGNGAYGTVYKAKDLNTGQVVALKKVRVPLTEDGLPTSTLREIATLKQLERFEHPHIVRLLDVCQGNYLHLPSADGRSERLDRGLTLWLVFEHVERDLASYMSSCPRPGIPSHLVKQMSKEILKGVEFLHSHRIIHRDLKPQNLLVSREGRIKIADFGLAKTYDFEMRLTSVVVTQWYRAPEVLLGCSYATPVDIWSVGCILAELCRLEPLFPGTSEGDQLDRIFQVIGTPSQDEWPENVSLSWTAFPYRQPKPLAAIIPDLNEEGLDLIKNLLMFDPRSRMTAAQALRHRYFSEDDS
- the Dhfr gene encoding dihydrofolate reductase, giving the protein MHLNLNLIAAACENMGIGINGTLPWKLKNEMAFFTSMTTKTKDANKKNVVLMGRRTWECIPSKYRPLRNRINMVLTSQSLDYGNQAIVCKSIPHALEIISQGPLKDKVENIWVIGGSSVYKAAMESPNFHRLYLTRIKQYFECDTFFPTIPNNFTKMQDLDIPQGVQEEDGIQFVYEVYEKK
- the Hint1 gene encoding histidine triad nucleotide binding protein 1, translated to MKFLLNLAVASSKRLPCMNANLLNHNPCWRKMATEVEKAQAAAPGGDTIFGKILRKEIPCNFIYEDDQCVAFHDISAQAPVHFLVIPRKPISQLSKAEDEDEALLGHLMIVARKVAKQQGLNDGFRLVINDGRHGAQSVFHLHLHVLGGRQMQWPPG